In Tachysurus fulvidraco isolate hzauxx_2018 chromosome 25, HZAU_PFXX_2.0, whole genome shotgun sequence, the following proteins share a genomic window:
- the atp6v0a1b gene encoding V-type proton ATPase 116 kDa subunit a isoform X5 encodes MGELFRSEEMTLAQLFLQSEAAYCCVSELGELGMVQFRDLNPDVNVFQRKFVNEVRRCEEMDRKLRFVEKEIKKANIPIMDTGENPEVPFPRDMIDLEATFEKLENELKEINTNQEALKKNFLELTELKHILRRTQQFFDEMEDPNLLEETSSLLDPSEVGRGAPLRLGFVAGVISRERIPTFERMLWRVCRGNVFLRLAEIEDPLEDPTTGDQVHKSVFIIFFQGDQLKNRVKKICEGFRASLYPCPETPQERKEMAAGVSTRIDDLQMVLNQTEDHRQRVLQAAAKTLRVWFIKVRKMKAIYHTLNLCNIDVTQKCLIAEVWCPVSDLDSIQFALRRGTERSGSTVPSILNRMQTKQTPPTFNKTNKFTSGFQNIVDAYGIGTYREINPAPYTIITFPFLFAVMFGDMGHGTLMTCAALYLVIRESRLLAQKRDNEMFNMVFAGRYIILLMGLFSIYTGMIYNDCFSKSLNMFGSGWSIKPMFGFKGANWTFETLDRNPVLQLDPVVPGVFGGPYPLGIDPVWNIATNKLTFLNSFKMKMSIILGVIHMLFGVTLSLFNHLYFKKPLNIFLGFIPEIVFMSSLFGYLALLIFYKWTAYDGITSKDAPSLLIAFINMCLFNYNDPTNKALYKGQMGIQCLLVVIAMSCVPCMLVVKTMVLRRQHLWKKHLHSEEEPFNFGDVAVHQAIHTIEYCLGCISNTASYLRLWALSLAHAQLSEVLWGMVMHIGLSSSSGGGFFGLTIIFPIFATLTVCILLVMEGLSAFLHALRLHWVEFQNKFYTGQGFKFVPFSFDSILEGRFEE; translated from the exons ATGGGAGAGCTATTCCGTAGTGAGGAGATGACCCTAGCACAGCTCTTCCTGCAATCGGAGGCTGCATATTGCTGTGTTAGTGAACTGGGGGAGCTTGGAATGGTGCAGTTCAGGGAT CTGAACCCCGATGTGAATGTGTTCCAGAGGAAGTTTGTGAATGAAGTTAGGCGTTGTGAGGAGATGGATAGAAAGCTGC GTTTTGTAGAGAAGGAGATTAAGAAAGCCAACATCCCCATCATGGACACTGGTGAAAATCCAGAAGTACCATTTCCACGAGACATGATCGATCTTGAG GCAACTTTTGAGAAGCTGGAGAATGAACTGAAGGAAATCAACACAAACCAAGAAGCCCTGAAGAAGAATTTTCTGGAGCTGACTGAATTAAAGCACATCCTACGACGTACACAGCAGTTCTTTGATGAG ATGGAAGACCCCAACCTGCTGGAAGAGACTTCATCTCTTTTGGATCCCAGTGAGGTGGGAAGAGGGGCCCCACTGCGGCTTGG GTTTGTTGCTGGTGTAATAAGTCGTGAACGTATACCCACTTTTGAACGGATGCTTTGGAGGGTTTGCCGTGGCAATGTTTTTTTACGACTGGCTGAGATTGAGGACCCCCTTGAGGATCCCACTACA GGAGATCAAGTTCATAAGTCAGTATTCATCATCTTTTTCCAAGGGGACCAACTCAAAAACCGTGTAAAGAAGATTTGTGAGGG GTTCCGTGCATCCCTGTACCCTTGTCCTGAAACACCACAGGAGAGAAAGGAGATGGCAGCTGGAGTCAGCACTCGCATTGATGACCTGCAGATG GTGCTAAATCAAACTGAAGATCATCGGCAGAGGGTTCTCCAGGCTGCTGCTAAAACTTTGCGTGTATGGTTCATCAAAGTGAGGAAGATGAAGGCCATCTATCACACGCTGAACCTCTGCAATATTGATGTcacacagaaatgtttaatTGCAGAAGTGTGGTGCCCTGTCTCTGACTTGGACTCTATACAGTTTGCCCTGCGGAGGGGCACG GAAAGAAGTGGATCCACTGTTCCTTCCATCCTGAATAGAATGCAGACCAAACAGACTCCACCTACtttcaacaagacaaacaaattcACCTCTGGTTTCCAGAACATTGTGGATGCTTATGGAATTGGAACCTACAGAGAGATTAACCCAG CACCCTACACCATCATCACCTTTCCTTTTCTGTTTGCTGTGATGTTTGGGGACATGGGTCATGGTACCCTTATGACCTGTGCCGCCCTCTACCTGGTCATCAGAGAGAGTCGCTTACTTGCACAGAAGCGTGACAATGAG ATGTTTAACATGGTGTTTGCTGGCCGGTATATAATCCTTTTAATGGGCCTATTTTCCATATATACCGGAATGATCTACAATGACTGTTTCTCCAAATCCCTCAACATGTTTGGTTCTGGGTGGAGCATCAAGCCCATGTTTGGCTTCAAAGGAGCAAACTGGAC GTTTGAGACTCTTGACAGAAATCCAGTTCTACAACTTGACCCAGTTGTGCCAGGAGTATTTGGTGGACCATATCCTCTGGGTATTGACCCA GTCTGGAACATTGCTACAAACAAGCTAACCTTTTTGAACTCATTTAAAATGAAGATGTCAATCATTCTAGGAGTGATTCACATGTTGTTTGgagtcactctgtctctcttcaaTCATCT GTACTTTAAGAAGCCTCTGAACATCTTCTTAGGTTTTATCCCAGAAATTGTGTTTATGAGCTCCCTGTTTGGTTATTTGGCCTTGCTGATCTTCTATAAGTGGACGGCCTATGATGGAATCACTTCTAAAGATGCTCCAAGTCTCCTTATTGCCTTCATCAACATGTGTCTTTTTAACTACAACGATCCAACTAATAAAGCTCTATACAAAGGACag ATGGGGATCCAGTGTTTGTTGGTGGTTATTGCTATGAGCTGTGTTCCCTGCATGTTGGTGGTGAAGACTATGGTGCTTCGTCGTCAGCACTTGTGGAAAAAGCACTTG CACTCAGAGGAAGAACCg TTTAACTTTGGGGATGTAGCAGTCCATCAGGCCATCCACACCATTGAATACTGTCTAGGTTGCATCTCCAACACTGCATCCTACTTGCGTCTTTGGGCCCTTAGTCTTGCTCATGCAC aACTGTCAGAAGTGCTATGGGGGATGGTGATGCACATAGGACTGTCCTCTTCGAGTGGTGGTGGATTCTTTGGTTTGACTATTATTTTCCCAATCTTTGCCACACTTACAGTGTGTATTCTTCTCGTCATGGAGGGTCTGTCTGCATTCCTACATGCTCTGCGACTGCACTG GGTGGAATTCCAGAACAAGTTTTACACAGGCCAGGGCTTCAAGTTTGTGCCCTTCTCATTTGACAGCATCCTGGAGGGTCGCTTTGAAGAGTAA
- the atp6v0a1b gene encoding V-type proton ATPase 116 kDa subunit a isoform X4, which translates to MGELFRSEEMTLAQLFLQSEAAYCCVSELGELGMVQFRDLNPDVNVFQRKFVNEVRRCEEMDRKLRFVEKEIKKANIPIMDTGENPEVPFPRDMIDLEATFEKLENELKEINTNQEALKKNFLELTELKHILRRTQQFFDEMEDPNLLEETSSLLDPSEVGRGAPLRLGFVAGVISRERIPTFERMLWRVCRGNVFLRLAEIEDPLEDPTTGDQVHKSVFIIFFQGDQLKNRVKKICEGFRASLYPCPETPQERKEMAAGVSTRIDDLQMVLNQTEDHRQRVLQAAAKTLRVWFIKVRKMKAIYHTLNLCNIDVTQKCLIAEVWCPVSDLDSIQFALRRGTERSGSTVPSILNRMQTKQTPPTFNKTNKFTSGFQNIVDAYGIGTYREINPAPYTIITFPFLFAVMFGDMGHGTLMTCAALYLVIRESRLLAQKRDNEMFNMVFAGRYIILLMGLFSIYTGMIYNDCFSKSLNMFGSGWSIKPMFGFKGANWTFETLDRNPVLQLDPVVPGVFGGPYPLGIDPVWNIATNKLTFLNSFKMKMSIILGVIHMLFGVTLSLFNHLYFKKPLNIFLGFIPEIVFMSSLFGYLALLIFYKWTAYDGITSKDAPSLLIAFINMCLFNYNDPTNKALYKGQMGIQCLLVVIAMSCVPCMLVVKTMVLRRQHLWKKHLGTQKFGGVRVGNGPTEDEAEIIEHDQLSQHSDDADEFNFGDVAVHQAIHTIEYCLGCISNTASYLRLWALSLAHAQLSEVLWGMVMHIGLSSSSGGGFFGLTIIFPIFATLTVCILLVMEGLSAFLHALRLHWVEFQNKFYTGQGFKFVPFSFDSILEGRFEE; encoded by the exons ATGGGAGAGCTATTCCGTAGTGAGGAGATGACCCTAGCACAGCTCTTCCTGCAATCGGAGGCTGCATATTGCTGTGTTAGTGAACTGGGGGAGCTTGGAATGGTGCAGTTCAGGGAT CTGAACCCCGATGTGAATGTGTTCCAGAGGAAGTTTGTGAATGAAGTTAGGCGTTGTGAGGAGATGGATAGAAAGCTGC GTTTTGTAGAGAAGGAGATTAAGAAAGCCAACATCCCCATCATGGACACTGGTGAAAATCCAGAAGTACCATTTCCACGAGACATGATCGATCTTGAG GCAACTTTTGAGAAGCTGGAGAATGAACTGAAGGAAATCAACACAAACCAAGAAGCCCTGAAGAAGAATTTTCTGGAGCTGACTGAATTAAAGCACATCCTACGACGTACACAGCAGTTCTTTGATGAG ATGGAAGACCCCAACCTGCTGGAAGAGACTTCATCTCTTTTGGATCCCAGTGAGGTGGGAAGAGGGGCCCCACTGCGGCTTGG GTTTGTTGCTGGTGTAATAAGTCGTGAACGTATACCCACTTTTGAACGGATGCTTTGGAGGGTTTGCCGTGGCAATGTTTTTTTACGACTGGCTGAGATTGAGGACCCCCTTGAGGATCCCACTACA GGAGATCAAGTTCATAAGTCAGTATTCATCATCTTTTTCCAAGGGGACCAACTCAAAAACCGTGTAAAGAAGATTTGTGAGGG GTTCCGTGCATCCCTGTACCCTTGTCCTGAAACACCACAGGAGAGAAAGGAGATGGCAGCTGGAGTCAGCACTCGCATTGATGACCTGCAGATG GTGCTAAATCAAACTGAAGATCATCGGCAGAGGGTTCTCCAGGCTGCTGCTAAAACTTTGCGTGTATGGTTCATCAAAGTGAGGAAGATGAAGGCCATCTATCACACGCTGAACCTCTGCAATATTGATGTcacacagaaatgtttaatTGCAGAAGTGTGGTGCCCTGTCTCTGACTTGGACTCTATACAGTTTGCCCTGCGGAGGGGCACG GAAAGAAGTGGATCCACTGTTCCTTCCATCCTGAATAGAATGCAGACCAAACAGACTCCACCTACtttcaacaagacaaacaaattcACCTCTGGTTTCCAGAACATTGTGGATGCTTATGGAATTGGAACCTACAGAGAGATTAACCCAG CACCCTACACCATCATCACCTTTCCTTTTCTGTTTGCTGTGATGTTTGGGGACATGGGTCATGGTACCCTTATGACCTGTGCCGCCCTCTACCTGGTCATCAGAGAGAGTCGCTTACTTGCACAGAAGCGTGACAATGAG ATGTTTAACATGGTGTTTGCTGGCCGGTATATAATCCTTTTAATGGGCCTATTTTCCATATATACCGGAATGATCTACAATGACTGTTTCTCCAAATCCCTCAACATGTTTGGTTCTGGGTGGAGCATCAAGCCCATGTTTGGCTTCAAAGGAGCAAACTGGAC GTTTGAGACTCTTGACAGAAATCCAGTTCTACAACTTGACCCAGTTGTGCCAGGAGTATTTGGTGGACCATATCCTCTGGGTATTGACCCA GTCTGGAACATTGCTACAAACAAGCTAACCTTTTTGAACTCATTTAAAATGAAGATGTCAATCATTCTAGGAGTGATTCACATGTTGTTTGgagtcactctgtctctcttcaaTCATCT GTACTTTAAGAAGCCTCTGAACATCTTCTTAGGTTTTATCCCAGAAATTGTGTTTATGAGCTCCCTGTTTGGTTATTTGGCCTTGCTGATCTTCTATAAGTGGACGGCCTATGATGGAATCACTTCTAAAGATGCTCCAAGTCTCCTTATTGCCTTCATCAACATGTGTCTTTTTAACTACAACGATCCAACTAATAAAGCTCTATACAAAGGACag ATGGGGATCCAGTGTTTGTTGGTGGTTATTGCTATGAGCTGTGTTCCCTGCATGTTGGTGGTGAAGACTATGGTGCTTCGTCGTCAGCACTTGTGGAAAAAGCACTTG GGCACACAGAAGTTTGGGGGAGTCCGGGTCGGGAATGGACCCACTGAGGATGAGGCTGAAATCATTGAGCACGACCAGCTATCCCAGCATTCTGATGACGCAGATGAG TTTAACTTTGGGGATGTAGCAGTCCATCAGGCCATCCACACCATTGAATACTGTCTAGGTTGCATCTCCAACACTGCATCCTACTTGCGTCTTTGGGCCCTTAGTCTTGCTCATGCAC aACTGTCAGAAGTGCTATGGGGGATGGTGATGCACATAGGACTGTCCTCTTCGAGTGGTGGTGGATTCTTTGGTTTGACTATTATTTTCCCAATCTTTGCCACACTTACAGTGTGTATTCTTCTCGTCATGGAGGGTCTGTCTGCATTCCTACATGCTCTGCGACTGCACTG GGTGGAATTCCAGAACAAGTTTTACACAGGCCAGGGCTTCAAGTTTGTGCCCTTCTCATTTGACAGCATCCTGGAGGGTCGCTTTGAAGAGTAA
- the atp6v0a1b gene encoding V-type proton ATPase 116 kDa subunit a isoform X6, with protein sequence MGELFRSEEMTLAQLFLQSEAAYCCVSELGELGMVQFRDLNPDVNVFQRKFVNEVRRCEEMDRKLRFVEKEIKKANIPIMDTGENPEVPFPRDMIDLEATFEKLENELKEINTNQEALKKNFLELTELKHILRRTQQFFDEMEDPNLLEETSSLLDPSEVGRGAPLRLGFVAGVISRERIPTFERMLWRVCRGNVFLRLAEIEDPLEDPTTGDQVHKSVFIIFFQGDQLKNRVKKICEGFRASLYPCPETPQERKEMAAGVSTRIDDLQMVLNQTEDHRQRVLQAAAKTLRVWFIKVRKMKAIYHTLNLCNIDVTQKCLIAEVWCPVSDLDSIQFALRRGTERSGSTVPSILNRMQTKQTPPTFNKTNKFTSGFQNIVDAYGIGTYREINPAPYTIITFPFLFAVMFGDMGHGTLMTCAALYLVIRESRLLAQKRDNEMFNMVFAGRYIILLMGLFSIYTGMIYNDCFSKSLNMFGSGWSIKPMFGFKGANWTFETLDRNPVLQLDPVVPGVFGGPYPLGIDPVWNIATNKLTFLNSFKMKMSIILGVIHMLFGVTLSLFNHLYFKKPLNIFLGFIPEIVFMSSLFGYLALLIFYKWTAYDGITSKDAPSLLIAFINMCLFNYNDPTNKALYKGQMGIQCLLVVIAMSCVPCMLVVKTMVLRRQHLWKKHLFNFGDVAVHQAIHTIEYCLGCISNTASYLRLWALSLAHAQLSEVLWGMVMHIGLSSSSGGGFFGLTIIFPIFATLTVCILLVMEGLSAFLHALRLHWVEFQNKFYTGQGFKFVPFSFDSILEGRFEE encoded by the exons ATGGGAGAGCTATTCCGTAGTGAGGAGATGACCCTAGCACAGCTCTTCCTGCAATCGGAGGCTGCATATTGCTGTGTTAGTGAACTGGGGGAGCTTGGAATGGTGCAGTTCAGGGAT CTGAACCCCGATGTGAATGTGTTCCAGAGGAAGTTTGTGAATGAAGTTAGGCGTTGTGAGGAGATGGATAGAAAGCTGC GTTTTGTAGAGAAGGAGATTAAGAAAGCCAACATCCCCATCATGGACACTGGTGAAAATCCAGAAGTACCATTTCCACGAGACATGATCGATCTTGAG GCAACTTTTGAGAAGCTGGAGAATGAACTGAAGGAAATCAACACAAACCAAGAAGCCCTGAAGAAGAATTTTCTGGAGCTGACTGAATTAAAGCACATCCTACGACGTACACAGCAGTTCTTTGATGAG ATGGAAGACCCCAACCTGCTGGAAGAGACTTCATCTCTTTTGGATCCCAGTGAGGTGGGAAGAGGGGCCCCACTGCGGCTTGG GTTTGTTGCTGGTGTAATAAGTCGTGAACGTATACCCACTTTTGAACGGATGCTTTGGAGGGTTTGCCGTGGCAATGTTTTTTTACGACTGGCTGAGATTGAGGACCCCCTTGAGGATCCCACTACA GGAGATCAAGTTCATAAGTCAGTATTCATCATCTTTTTCCAAGGGGACCAACTCAAAAACCGTGTAAAGAAGATTTGTGAGGG GTTCCGTGCATCCCTGTACCCTTGTCCTGAAACACCACAGGAGAGAAAGGAGATGGCAGCTGGAGTCAGCACTCGCATTGATGACCTGCAGATG GTGCTAAATCAAACTGAAGATCATCGGCAGAGGGTTCTCCAGGCTGCTGCTAAAACTTTGCGTGTATGGTTCATCAAAGTGAGGAAGATGAAGGCCATCTATCACACGCTGAACCTCTGCAATATTGATGTcacacagaaatgtttaatTGCAGAAGTGTGGTGCCCTGTCTCTGACTTGGACTCTATACAGTTTGCCCTGCGGAGGGGCACG GAAAGAAGTGGATCCACTGTTCCTTCCATCCTGAATAGAATGCAGACCAAACAGACTCCACCTACtttcaacaagacaaacaaattcACCTCTGGTTTCCAGAACATTGTGGATGCTTATGGAATTGGAACCTACAGAGAGATTAACCCAG CACCCTACACCATCATCACCTTTCCTTTTCTGTTTGCTGTGATGTTTGGGGACATGGGTCATGGTACCCTTATGACCTGTGCCGCCCTCTACCTGGTCATCAGAGAGAGTCGCTTACTTGCACAGAAGCGTGACAATGAG ATGTTTAACATGGTGTTTGCTGGCCGGTATATAATCCTTTTAATGGGCCTATTTTCCATATATACCGGAATGATCTACAATGACTGTTTCTCCAAATCCCTCAACATGTTTGGTTCTGGGTGGAGCATCAAGCCCATGTTTGGCTTCAAAGGAGCAAACTGGAC GTTTGAGACTCTTGACAGAAATCCAGTTCTACAACTTGACCCAGTTGTGCCAGGAGTATTTGGTGGACCATATCCTCTGGGTATTGACCCA GTCTGGAACATTGCTACAAACAAGCTAACCTTTTTGAACTCATTTAAAATGAAGATGTCAATCATTCTAGGAGTGATTCACATGTTGTTTGgagtcactctgtctctcttcaaTCATCT GTACTTTAAGAAGCCTCTGAACATCTTCTTAGGTTTTATCCCAGAAATTGTGTTTATGAGCTCCCTGTTTGGTTATTTGGCCTTGCTGATCTTCTATAAGTGGACGGCCTATGATGGAATCACTTCTAAAGATGCTCCAAGTCTCCTTATTGCCTTCATCAACATGTGTCTTTTTAACTACAACGATCCAACTAATAAAGCTCTATACAAAGGACag ATGGGGATCCAGTGTTTGTTGGTGGTTATTGCTATGAGCTGTGTTCCCTGCATGTTGGTGGTGAAGACTATGGTGCTTCGTCGTCAGCACTTGTGGAAAAAGCACTTG TTTAACTTTGGGGATGTAGCAGTCCATCAGGCCATCCACACCATTGAATACTGTCTAGGTTGCATCTCCAACACTGCATCCTACTTGCGTCTTTGGGCCCTTAGTCTTGCTCATGCAC aACTGTCAGAAGTGCTATGGGGGATGGTGATGCACATAGGACTGTCCTCTTCGAGTGGTGGTGGATTCTTTGGTTTGACTATTATTTTCCCAATCTTTGCCACACTTACAGTGTGTATTCTTCTCGTCATGGAGGGTCTGTCTGCATTCCTACATGCTCTGCGACTGCACTG GGTGGAATTCCAGAACAAGTTTTACACAGGCCAGGGCTTCAAGTTTGTGCCCTTCTCATTTGACAGCATCCTGGAGGGTCGCTTTGAAGAGTAA
- the atp6v0a1b gene encoding V-type proton ATPase 116 kDa subunit a isoform X1, producing the protein MGELFRSEEMTLAQLFLQSEAAYCCVSELGELGMVQFRDLNPDVNVFQRKFVNEVRRCEEMDRKLRFVEKEIKKANIPIMDTGENPEVPFPRDMIDLEATFEKLENELKEINTNQEALKKNFLELTELKHILRRTQQFFDEMEDPNLLEETSSLLDPSEVGRGAPLRLGFVAGVISRERIPTFERMLWRVCRGNVFLRLAEIEDPLEDPTTGDQVHKSVFIIFFQGDQLKNRVKKICEGFRASLYPCPETPQERKEMAAGVSTRIDDLQMVLNQTEDHRQRVLQAAAKTLRVWFIKVRKMKAIYHTLNLCNIDVTQKCLIAEVWCPVSDLDSIQFALRRGTERSGSTVPSILNRMQTKQTPPTFNKTNKFTSGFQNIVDAYGIGTYREINPAPYTIITFPFLFAVMFGDMGHGTLMTCAALYLVIRESRLLAQKRDNEMFNMVFAGRYIILLMGLFSIYTGMIYNDCFSKSLNMFGSGWSIKPMFGFKGANWTFETLDRNPVLQLDPVVPGVFGGPYPLGIDPVWNIATNKLTFLNSFKMKMSIILGVIHMLFGVTLSLFNHLYFKKPLNIFLGFIPEIVFMSSLFGYLALLIFYKWTAYDGITSKDAPSLLIAFINMCLFNYNDPTNKALYKGQMGIQCLLVVIAMSCVPCMLVVKTMVLRRQHLWKKHLSQMREASPAQKVETLEQAGTSSSTGLTQQGTQKFGGVRVGNGPTEDEAEIIEHDQLSQHSDDADEHSEEEPFNFGDVAVHQAIHTIEYCLGCISNTASYLRLWALSLAHAQLSEVLWGMVMHIGLSSSSGGGFFGLTIIFPIFATLTVCILLVMEGLSAFLHALRLHWVEFQNKFYTGQGFKFVPFSFDSILEGRFEE; encoded by the exons ATGGGAGAGCTATTCCGTAGTGAGGAGATGACCCTAGCACAGCTCTTCCTGCAATCGGAGGCTGCATATTGCTGTGTTAGTGAACTGGGGGAGCTTGGAATGGTGCAGTTCAGGGAT CTGAACCCCGATGTGAATGTGTTCCAGAGGAAGTTTGTGAATGAAGTTAGGCGTTGTGAGGAGATGGATAGAAAGCTGC GTTTTGTAGAGAAGGAGATTAAGAAAGCCAACATCCCCATCATGGACACTGGTGAAAATCCAGAAGTACCATTTCCACGAGACATGATCGATCTTGAG GCAACTTTTGAGAAGCTGGAGAATGAACTGAAGGAAATCAACACAAACCAAGAAGCCCTGAAGAAGAATTTTCTGGAGCTGACTGAATTAAAGCACATCCTACGACGTACACAGCAGTTCTTTGATGAG ATGGAAGACCCCAACCTGCTGGAAGAGACTTCATCTCTTTTGGATCCCAGTGAGGTGGGAAGAGGGGCCCCACTGCGGCTTGG GTTTGTTGCTGGTGTAATAAGTCGTGAACGTATACCCACTTTTGAACGGATGCTTTGGAGGGTTTGCCGTGGCAATGTTTTTTTACGACTGGCTGAGATTGAGGACCCCCTTGAGGATCCCACTACA GGAGATCAAGTTCATAAGTCAGTATTCATCATCTTTTTCCAAGGGGACCAACTCAAAAACCGTGTAAAGAAGATTTGTGAGGG GTTCCGTGCATCCCTGTACCCTTGTCCTGAAACACCACAGGAGAGAAAGGAGATGGCAGCTGGAGTCAGCACTCGCATTGATGACCTGCAGATG GTGCTAAATCAAACTGAAGATCATCGGCAGAGGGTTCTCCAGGCTGCTGCTAAAACTTTGCGTGTATGGTTCATCAAAGTGAGGAAGATGAAGGCCATCTATCACACGCTGAACCTCTGCAATATTGATGTcacacagaaatgtttaatTGCAGAAGTGTGGTGCCCTGTCTCTGACTTGGACTCTATACAGTTTGCCCTGCGGAGGGGCACG GAAAGAAGTGGATCCACTGTTCCTTCCATCCTGAATAGAATGCAGACCAAACAGACTCCACCTACtttcaacaagacaaacaaattcACCTCTGGTTTCCAGAACATTGTGGATGCTTATGGAATTGGAACCTACAGAGAGATTAACCCAG CACCCTACACCATCATCACCTTTCCTTTTCTGTTTGCTGTGATGTTTGGGGACATGGGTCATGGTACCCTTATGACCTGTGCCGCCCTCTACCTGGTCATCAGAGAGAGTCGCTTACTTGCACAGAAGCGTGACAATGAG ATGTTTAACATGGTGTTTGCTGGCCGGTATATAATCCTTTTAATGGGCCTATTTTCCATATATACCGGAATGATCTACAATGACTGTTTCTCCAAATCCCTCAACATGTTTGGTTCTGGGTGGAGCATCAAGCCCATGTTTGGCTTCAAAGGAGCAAACTGGAC GTTTGAGACTCTTGACAGAAATCCAGTTCTACAACTTGACCCAGTTGTGCCAGGAGTATTTGGTGGACCATATCCTCTGGGTATTGACCCA GTCTGGAACATTGCTACAAACAAGCTAACCTTTTTGAACTCATTTAAAATGAAGATGTCAATCATTCTAGGAGTGATTCACATGTTGTTTGgagtcactctgtctctcttcaaTCATCT GTACTTTAAGAAGCCTCTGAACATCTTCTTAGGTTTTATCCCAGAAATTGTGTTTATGAGCTCCCTGTTTGGTTATTTGGCCTTGCTGATCTTCTATAAGTGGACGGCCTATGATGGAATCACTTCTAAAGATGCTCCAAGTCTCCTTATTGCCTTCATCAACATGTGTCTTTTTAACTACAACGATCCAACTAATAAAGCTCTATACAAAGGACag ATGGGGATCCAGTGTTTGTTGGTGGTTATTGCTATGAGCTGTGTTCCCTGCATGTTGGTGGTGAAGACTATGGTGCTTCGTCGTCAGCACTTGTGGAAAAAGCACTTG TCCCAGATGAGGGAGGCAAGCCCTGCTCAGAAAGTAGAAACATTAGAGCAAGCAGGAACCAGCTCATCCACCGGACTCACTCAACAGGGCACACAGAAGTTTGGGGGAGTCCGGGTCGGGAATGGACCCACTGAGGATGAGGCTGAAATCATTGAGCACGACCAGCTATCCCAGCATTCTGATGACGCAGATGAG CACTCAGAGGAAGAACCg TTTAACTTTGGGGATGTAGCAGTCCATCAGGCCATCCACACCATTGAATACTGTCTAGGTTGCATCTCCAACACTGCATCCTACTTGCGTCTTTGGGCCCTTAGTCTTGCTCATGCAC aACTGTCAGAAGTGCTATGGGGGATGGTGATGCACATAGGACTGTCCTCTTCGAGTGGTGGTGGATTCTTTGGTTTGACTATTATTTTCCCAATCTTTGCCACACTTACAGTGTGTATTCTTCTCGTCATGGAGGGTCTGTCTGCATTCCTACATGCTCTGCGACTGCACTG GGTGGAATTCCAGAACAAGTTTTACACAGGCCAGGGCTTCAAGTTTGTGCCCTTCTCATTTGACAGCATCCTGGAGGGTCGCTTTGAAGAGTAA